In the genome of Pelodiscus sinensis isolate JC-2024 chromosome 3, ASM4963464v1, whole genome shotgun sequence, one region contains:
- the KLHL32 gene encoding kelch-like protein 32 isoform X3, whose protein sequence is MVYDPKQNKWLSRSPMLQRRVYHSMAAVQRRLYVLGGNDLDYNNDRILVRHIDSYSVDTDQWTRCSFNMLTGQNESGVAVHNGRIYLVGGYSIWTNEPLACIQVLDVSKEGKEEVFYGPTLPFASNGIAACFLPAPYFTCPNLQTLQVPHHRIGTM, encoded by the exons ATGGTCTATGATCCTAAGCAG AATAAGTGGCTAAGCCGAAGCCCCATGTTACAGAGGAGAGTGTACCATTCCATGGCTGCTGTCCAAAGGAGGCTTTATGTTTTAGGCGGGAACGATTTGGACTACAATAATGATCGGATTCTTGTACGCCACATAGACTCTTACAGCGTAGACACTGACCAGTGGACGCGCTGCAGTTTCAACATGTTGACAG GTCAGAATGAGTCTGGTGTTGCTGTCCACAATGGAAGAATATATTTAGTTGGCGGCTATTCTATTTGGACAAACGAGCCTTTGGCATGTATCCAG GTGCTGGATGTTAGcaaggaagggaaagaagaagTATTTTATGGGCCTACACTTCCTTTTGCTTCCAATGGAATAGCAGCATGCTTCCTTCCAGCTCCCTATTTCACATGCCCCAACCTCCAGACTTTACAAGTGCCTCACCATAGGATTGGCACTATGTGA